DNA from Candidatus Hydrogenedentota bacterium:
CCACAGCCAACGTGAGAGGGAATTCCGCGATGAGAGTTCTGTTTGTTTCCCTGTGCGCCGTTGTCGTCGGACTGAGCATATCGGTCAACTCCCACGCCGCATCCAGCCAACCCAACATCCTCTTCATCCTGGCGGATGACATGGGGTGGAGCGCGCCCGCGTGCTACGGCAGCGACCTCCATGAAACCCCGAACATCGACCGCCTCGCGACCCAGGGGGTTCGATTTACCCAGGCCTACTCCGCCAGCCCCGTGTGCACGCCCACACGCGCGGCCATCATGACGGGCCAGCACCCCGCGCGATTGAACATCACGATCTGGCACGAGGCCGCCGTGAGTCGCCTGAGTGGTCCGGGAGATGAGAAGCTGGCGCCACCGATTACGGAAACGGCACTGGCCCTGGAGCACACCACCCTCGCGGAGGTGCTCCATGACGCGGGCTACCAGACCGCCCACGTGGGCAAGTGGCACCTGGGCACGGCGGAGCAGTACCCCGAGACTCAAGGCTTCGATGTGAACGTCGGCGGCACCTTTTATGGCGCGCCCCTGACCTATTGGTATCCCTACAAGGGCGAACGCGTATCCGGCGGCGGCGTGCGGGAGTTCCGCTATGTGCCGGGGCTGCCGCCGGGGAAAGAGGGCGATTACCTCGAAGACAAGCTCACCGATCAGGCCCTGACGCTCATGGAACAGATGCACGCCAGCGGAAAACCCTTCTACCTCAACATGGCCTTCTACAGTCCCCACACGCCTATCGAGGGGAAGCCGGAACTGGTGGCCAAGTACAAGGCGAAAATCCGCGAGGGCATGACCCACAGGAACGCGGGTTTTGCCGCCATGATGGAGACCCTCGACGAAAACATCGGGCGGCTTCTGGACAAGCTGGATACGCTGGGAATCGCAGACAACACCGTGGTGGTCTTCTACTC
Protein-coding regions in this window:
- a CDS encoding sulfatase: MRVLFVSLCAVVVGLSISVNSHAASSQPNILFILADDMGWSAPACYGSDLHETPNIDRLATQGVRFTQAYSASPVCTPTRAAIMTGQHPARLNITIWHEAAVSRLSGPGDEKLAPPITETALALEHTTLAEVLHDAGYQTAHVGKWHLGTAEQYPETQGFDVNVGGTFYGAPLTYWYPYKGERVSGGGVREFRYVPGLPPGKEGDYLEDKLTDQALTLMEQMHASGKPFYLNMAFYSPHTPIEGKPELVAKYKAKIREGMTHRNAGFAAMMETLDENIGRLLDKLDTLGIADNTVVVFYSDNGGFDEVRNGEQVANNSPLRSGKGSAYEGGIRVPLIVRWPGVTPAGAVCDTPVTSMDFYPTILEMLGDKAPAPGKVLDGVSLGPLLRDPAAALGRKDFQWHYPHYYFNTTPVSAFRHGDWKLIEYYEDGRKELYNIKDDLSETTDLAAANPEIVKDLEARLQAWRTEVNARLPEKNVP